Part of the Pseudomonadota bacterium genome is shown below.
TCGTCCTCCGGGCGCTTCAGCTTGCCGGTGCGCGCATCATGGGTCTCGACCATGACCTCGCAGGGGGCATCGACCGCCAGGCGCGGCGTTGCGGCGCGGTCGAAGCCGTAGACGACGGTGCTGCGGTCGAGGTGGTGGATGGGGAGCGGCATGTCAGCCGGACTTTCCTGGGGGTGGGTTTCGGGAGGGGATGGGGACCATCCCCTCCCCGGCTCTCCCCAGGGGTGGGCCGGCGCCGGTGCGCTCGAGGATGAGCTTGTAGTGCTCCGGCCGCCGGTGGAGGGCGAAGTTGAAGATCGAGGTCTTGTAGGCCGTGCAGAGATCGAGGTCGCAGCGCGCCACCGCGAGCTCGTCGCCGAGCGTGGTGCATTGGGCGACGATTTCGCCCGAGGGCGCGATGATGCAGCTCTGGCCGATCTGATCGACCCCCTCCTCCACCCCAGCCTTGGCGACACCGACGACCCAGGTGCCGTTCTGGTAGGCGCCGGACTGCATGACCAGGTGGTTGTGGAAGGGGCCCAGATCGTCGGTCTCCGGCATCGCCGGATTGTGCACCGGCGTGTTGTAGCCGAGCACCACCAGCTCCACGCCCTGCAGGCCCATCACCCGGTAGGATTCCGGCCAGCGCCGGTCGTTGCAGATCATCATGCCGACCTTGCCGTCGAAGGCCTTCCACACCGGGAATCCCAGATTGCCCACCTCGAAGTAGCGCTTCTCCAGATTTTCGAAGGGAGAGTTCGGACGCCGATCGGTGTAGCCCGGCAGGTGGATCTTGCGATACTTGCCGATGATGCGTCCGTCCTTGCCGACGAGCACCGCAGTGTTGAAGCGGCGCTTCTTGCCGTCCTCCAGGGCCAGCTCGCAATAGCCCAGATGGATGCCGATGCGATGCCGCGTTGCCGCCTCGAACAAGGGCTGGGTCGCCGGGCTCGGCATCTCCCGCTCGAAATAGCTGTCGAGCTCGTCCTCGTCCTCGATCCACCAATGGGGGAAGAATGCCGTCAACGCCGCTTCGGGATAGACGATGAGATCGACGCCCATCTTGGCGCCCACGTCCATGAGCTGCATGAGGCGGCTCACCACCTCCTGCCGGCTCTCGCTCTTGGCGATCGGCCCGAGCTGGGCCGCCCCTA
Proteins encoded:
- a CDS encoding N-carbamoyl-D-amino-acid hydrolase produces the protein MVRIVTVGAAQLGPIAKSESRQEVVSRLMQLMDVGAKMGVDLIVYPEAALTAFFPHWWIEDEDELDSYFEREMPSPATQPLFEAATRHRIGIHLGYCELALEDGKKRRFNTAVLVGKDGRIIGKYRKIHLPGYTDRRPNSPFENLEKRYFEVGNLGFPVWKAFDGKVGMMICNDRRWPESYRVMGLQGVELVVLGYNTPVHNPAMPETDDLGPFHNHLVMQSGAYQNGTWVVGVAKAGVEEGVDQIGQSCIIAPSGEIVAQCTTLGDELAVARCDLDLCTAYKTSIFNFALHRRPEHYKLILERTGAGPPLGRAGEGMVPIPSRNPPPGKSG